In Nitrospirota bacterium, the following proteins share a genomic window:
- a CDS encoding type II secretion system protein produces MRSEGRFDQSSKGLTLLELMITLTIIMILASIVLPFSKMAARRAKEFELHQTLRLMREAIDEFHQDYLTVPYKGTVMANDVAGESGYPKSLEILVKGVKNPKSSKETVKRYLRKIPVDPMTQSTDWGFRCNSDEPNSEEWCKDDVYDVYTKSDGVAMDKTKYRDW; encoded by the coding sequence ATGCGGAGCGAGGGTCGGTTTGATCAGTCATCAAAAGGTTTGACGTTGCTGGAACTCATGATTACCTTGACGATCATCATGATCCTGGCCTCCATTGTTTTACCTTTTTCAAAGATGGCCGCGCGCAGGGCGAAAGAATTTGAACTGCATCAAACCCTTCGCTTAATGAGAGAGGCCATTGATGAATTCCATCAGGATTATTTGACTGTTCCTTACAAAGGAACCGTGATGGCCAACGATGTCGCCGGGGAGTCCGGGTATCCAAAGTCGCTGGAGATTCTCGTAAAAGGAGTTAAAAACCCAAAATCATCAAAAGAAACAGTTAAACGTTATCTGAGAAAAATCCCCGTCGACCCGATGACCCAATCGACAGACTGGGGATTCCGCTGCAATTCCGATGAACCGAATTCTGAAGAATGGTGTAAGGACGACGTGTACGACGTTTACACAAAAAGTGATGGAGTGGCGATGGATAAAACCAAGTACCGGGACTGGTAA